A region from the Pelagovum pacificum genome encodes:
- a CDS encoding GIN domain-containing protein — protein MFHNATMPSGGAGCAPETWVYDEEDFTRVDIDCGLVVRLVPGPFNITAEGAGRRLRDLQIVRQDDTLVVRRTFRGIAGSVGAKLTGNPVVRVTIAMPVLEAVEARRGCSVSSAVPAAWTLAAHAGAGSRLDLGRVRTERVDLTATAGGRITGEVRADRVLTRSDLAGTVDVSGLATQLQIEASLGGVVKADELDVSRVELRASSGAALSVTARDRISGQATSGARIIASGPAHPEVRLASGARIVPRT, from the coding sequence ATGTTCCACAACGCGACGATGCCGTCAGGCGGGGCCGGCTGCGCGCCGGAAACCTGGGTCTACGATGAAGAGGACTTCACGCGGGTCGACATCGACTGCGGCCTCGTGGTCCGTCTTGTGCCCGGTCCCTTCAATATCACGGCCGAAGGTGCGGGGCGGCGGCTCCGGGACCTTCAGATCGTGCGGCAGGACGACACGCTTGTCGTGCGGCGCACGTTTCGTGGCATCGCCGGCTCTGTCGGTGCGAAACTGACAGGCAATCCGGTGGTGAGGGTCACGATCGCGATGCCGGTGCTCGAGGCGGTGGAAGCGCGGCGGGGGTGCTCGGTCTCTTCCGCCGTACCCGCCGCCTGGACGCTCGCGGCACATGCCGGGGCCGGGTCCCGGCTCGACCTCGGGCGCGTCCGGACTGAACGGGTGGACCTCACCGCGACGGCCGGCGGGCGGATTACCGGGGAGGTCCGCGCCGACCGCGTGCTGACCCGCTCCGATTTGGCCGGCACGGTCGACGTTTCCGGTCTCGCGACGCAGTTGCAGATCGAGGCGAGCCTCGGTGGCGTGGTGAAGGCGGACGAACTCGACGTCTCTCGCGTTGAGCTTCGCGCCAGCAGCGGCGCCGCGCTGTCCGTCACAGCCCGCGACAGGATCAGCGGTCAGGCGACTTCCGGAGCCCGCATCATCGCGTCCGGTCCGGCGCATCCGGAGGTGAGGCTCGCTTCGGGCGCGCGGATCGTCCCGCGAACCTGA
- a CDS encoding DUF1127 domain-containing protein, producing the protein MFTTFRTAMQKRALYNRTRRELEALPTRLAVEDLGIFPGDARSIASNAVYGR; encoded by the coding sequence ATGTTCACTACCTTCCGCACTGCCATGCAGAAACGCGCCCTCTACAACCGCACCCGCCGTGAGCTCGAAGCTCTTCCGACCCGCCTCGCGGTCGAAGACCTCGGCATCTTCCCCGGCGACGCGCGCTCCATCGCTTCCAACGCTGTCTACGGCCGCTAA
- a CDS encoding glyceraldehyde-3-phosphate dehydrogenase: MLKSATFWILLLLVGCIVADITQNDGEIMIFLARKGFQLIEWIAFWR, encoded by the coding sequence ATGTTGAAGTCGGCCACCTTCTGGATCCTGCTGCTGCTCGTCGGATGCATCGTGGCCGACATCACGCAGAACGACGGGGAGATCATGATCTTCCTGGCCCGAAAGGGCTTTCAGCTCATCGAATGGATCGCCTTCTGGCGCTGA
- a CDS encoding carboxylate-amine ligase produces the protein MAEPDFTLGIEEEYLLVDKETLALREAPEGLLEACQAQLGDQVSPEYLQCQIEIGTGVCATIPEARDDLRRLRRVVSDEAAKVGLAPIAASCHPLADWKQQHHTDKARYNQLRDDLGGVVRRMLICGMHVHVGLNDDALRADLLNQMAYFLPHLLALSASSPFWQGEDTGLASYRISVFDNLPRTGLPPRIDSWEEYERSVGALIDIGVIEDASKIWWDLRPSSRFPTLESRICDVSPRLSHAISLAALTQCLARMLWRLRRLNQRWRRYENFLVSENRWRAQRYGIGGGLIDFGRHEIVPVPALLEELIELVAEDAEALGCVAEVEATRDIIRGGTSADRQRAVYKDAEAAGEDRDGRMRAVVRHLIEEYHADL, from the coding sequence GTGGCCGAACCCGATTTCACTCTCGGCATCGAGGAGGAATACCTCCTCGTCGACAAGGAAACGCTCGCCCTGCGCGAGGCTCCCGAGGGATTGCTGGAAGCCTGTCAGGCTCAGCTCGGCGATCAGGTGAGCCCGGAGTACCTGCAATGCCAAATCGAGATCGGCACCGGCGTCTGCGCAACGATCCCCGAGGCGCGGGATGATTTGCGGCGGTTGCGGCGCGTGGTATCGGACGAGGCCGCGAAGGTCGGGCTGGCGCCGATCGCGGCCTCTTGCCATCCGCTCGCCGACTGGAAGCAGCAGCACCACACCGACAAGGCGCGCTACAACCAGTTGCGTGACGACCTCGGCGGCGTGGTGCGGCGGATGCTGATCTGCGGGATGCATGTCCATGTGGGCCTGAACGACGACGCGCTGCGGGCCGATCTGCTCAACCAGATGGCTTATTTCCTGCCGCACCTGCTGGCGCTGTCGGCCTCATCGCCGTTCTGGCAGGGAGAGGACACCGGCCTCGCCTCCTACCGGATCAGCGTGTTCGACAACTTGCCGCGCACCGGCCTGCCGCCCCGCATCGACAGCTGGGAGGAATATGAGCGCTCCGTCGGGGCGCTGATCGACATCGGGGTGATCGAGGATGCCAGCAAGATCTGGTGGGACCTGCGCCCGTCCTCGCGGTTTCCGACGCTGGAATCGCGGATCTGCGATGTCTCGCCCCGCCTGTCGCACGCCATCTCGCTCGCCGCGCTGACACAATGCCTTGCGCGGATGCTCTGGCGGCTCAGGCGGCTGAACCAGCGGTGGCGGCGATACGAGAACTTCCTCGTCTCAGAGAACCGCTGGCGTGCGCAGCGCTACGGGATCGGCGGGGGGCTGATCGACTTCGGGCGGCACGAGATCGTGCCGGTGCCCGCCCTGCTGGAAGAACTGATCGAGCTCGTTGCCGAGGATGCCGAGGCGCTCGGCTGCGTGGCGGAGGTCGAGGCGACGCGTGACATCATCCGGGGCGGCACCAGCGCGGATCGGCAGCGGGCGGTCTACAAGGACGCCGAAGCCGCAGGAGAGGATCGGGATGGCCGCATGCGCGCCGTCGTGCGGCACCTGATCGAAGAATATCACGCGGACCTCTGA
- a CDS encoding alpha/beta hydrolase, with product MAGLYLIYALLASLLVPTFIYPFDQTLFQAQGFRRVEVADTPPLYVHDAGPDAPVVIYFMGNIGSLQWFGPDLQMHGAAGRSIVAMTYRGGGGESGQPSESALKSDALATFDALEAVLPDHGPVILHGYSLGSGLAFHVAARREADAVLVVAPYARLCEVMAQKSWVPACRVPWVDRWQSLPDARATDEPILILHGTADELIPITQSERLAGDSQVGPVEFRRLNATHTDIVVNDAYASEVGDLIAGALGN from the coding sequence TTGGCGGGTCTCTACCTGATCTACGCGCTTCTCGCCTCGCTGCTGGTGCCGACCTTCATCTACCCGTTCGACCAGACGCTGTTTCAGGCGCAGGGTTTCCGTCGCGTCGAGGTCGCGGACACGCCACCGCTCTATGTCCACGACGCCGGACCGGACGCGCCGGTCGTGATCTACTTCATGGGCAACATCGGCTCGCTGCAGTGGTTCGGGCCGGATCTTCAGATGCACGGAGCTGCCGGTCGCTCGATCGTGGCCATGACCTACAGGGGCGGCGGCGGAGAATCCGGACAACCGTCCGAATCCGCACTGAAGTCCGATGCGCTTGCAACCTTCGACGCGCTCGAGGCCGTGCTGCCAGACCATGGCCCGGTCATCCTGCATGGCTACTCGCTCGGATCCGGGCTCGCCTTTCATGTCGCCGCGCGACGTGAGGCGGACGCCGTCCTCGTCGTCGCGCCCTATGCGCGGCTGTGCGAGGTGATGGCGCAGAAATCCTGGGTGCCGGCCTGCCGCGTGCCCTGGGTCGATCGCTGGCAGAGCCTGCCCGACGCCCGCGCGACAGATGAGCCGATCCTGATCCTGCATGGCACGGCGGACGAGCTGATCCCGATCACGCAATCCGAACGGCTCGCCGGGGATAGCCAGGTAGGCCCTGTCGAGTTCCGGCGACTTAATGCGACTCACACCGATATCGTGGTGAACGACGCCTATGCGTCGGAGGTCGGCGATCTGATCGCCGGGGCGCTCGGGAACTGA
- a CDS encoding CoA-acylating methylmalonate-semialdehyde dehydrogenase — MEDLCHYIDGQRVTGKSGRFADVMNPATGEVQARLPLASAAELDDAVARAAEAQKGWGSTNPQRRARVMMKFGQLINENMDKLAEAVSREHGKTLPDARGDVQRGLEVVEVCMGAPHMLKGEFTDSGGPGIDLYSMRQPLGVVAGITPFNFPAMIPLWKMAPALASGNAMILKPSERTPSTSLLLAELLKEAGLPDGVLQVVNGDKEVVDAILDNETVAAVGFVGSTPIAQYIYGRAATNGKRAQCFGGAKNHMIVMPDADMDKAADALVGAGFGAAGERCMAISVAVPVGQEAADALVERLVPRIEKLKIGPYTAGEDVDYGPLITKAAMDRVRGLIDSGVEQGATLVTDGRDFRLQGYENGYFIGPTLFDNVTPEMDIYKEEIFGPVLSQVRAGSYEEALGLVMDNEYGNGTAIYTADGDTARDFASRVNVGMVGINFPIPVPLSYHTFGGWKKSSFGDLNQYGPDAFRFYTQTKTVTARWFSGIKEGGEFNFKAMD; from the coding sequence ATGGAAGACCTTTGCCACTACATCGACGGCCAGCGCGTAACCGGTAAGTCGGGCCGCTTTGCCGACGTCATGAACCCCGCCACCGGCGAGGTGCAGGCCCGCCTGCCGCTCGCCTCCGCTGCCGAGCTCGACGATGCCGTCGCCCGTGCCGCCGAGGCGCAGAAGGGCTGGGGCTCTACCAACCCGCAGCGGCGCGCGCGGGTGATGATGAAGTTCGGCCAGCTCATCAACGAGAACATGGACAAGCTGGCGGAAGCCGTTTCCCGAGAGCACGGCAAGACCCTGCCGGATGCGCGTGGCGACGTGCAGCGCGGGCTCGAAGTGGTCGAGGTCTGCATGGGCGCCCCGCACATGCTGAAGGGTGAGTTCACCGACAGCGGCGGGCCGGGTATCGACCTTTATTCGATGCGCCAGCCGCTCGGCGTCGTCGCCGGGATCACGCCGTTCAACTTCCCTGCGATGATCCCGCTGTGGAAGATGGCGCCCGCACTCGCGTCCGGCAACGCGATGATCCTCAAGCCATCGGAGCGCACGCCCTCGACCTCGCTGCTGCTGGCGGAACTGCTGAAGGAGGCCGGCCTGCCCGATGGCGTGCTGCAGGTCGTCAACGGGGACAAGGAAGTGGTCGACGCGATCCTCGACAACGAGACGGTCGCAGCGGTCGGCTTCGTCGGCTCCACCCCGATCGCGCAGTACATCTATGGTCGCGCAGCGACCAACGGGAAGCGTGCGCAGTGCTTCGGTGGCGCGAAGAACCACATGATCGTCATGCCCGACGCCGACATGGACAAGGCGGCGGACGCGCTCGTCGGTGCCGGGTTCGGCGCGGCGGGCGAGCGCTGCATGGCGATTTCGGTCGCCGTTCCGGTCGGTCAGGAGGCCGCCGATGCGCTGGTCGAACGCCTCGTCCCGCGCATCGAGAAGCTGAAGATCGGCCCCTACACCGCCGGTGAGGACGTCGATTACGGCCCGCTCATCACCAAGGCGGCGATGGATCGCGTCAGGGGCCTGATCGACAGCGGCGTCGAGCAGGGCGCCACCCTCGTCACCGACGGGCGCGACTTCCGGCTGCAGGGCTACGAGAACGGCTACTTCATTGGCCCGACCCTGTTCGACAACGTCACCCCAGAGATGGACATCTACAAGGAAGAGATCTTCGGGCCCGTCCTCAGCCAGGTTCGTGCCGGATCCTACGAGGAGGCGCTCGGCCTCGTCATGGACAACGAGTACGGCAACGGCACGGCGATCTACACGGCGGACGGCGACACCGCGCGCGACTTCGCCAGCCGGGTGAACGTCGGGATGGTCGGGATCAACTTCCCGATCCCGGTGCCGCTGTCCTACCATACGTTCGGCGGCTGGAAGAAATCCTCCTTCGGCGACCTCAACCAGTACGGCCCCGACGCTTTCCGCTTCTACACCCAGACCAAGACCGTCACCGCACGGTGGTTCTCGGGCATCAAGGAAGGTGGCGAGTTCAACTTCAAGGCGATGGACTGA
- a CDS encoding ATP-binding cassette domain-containing protein, whose translation MPADRQVLPFRKAESGLVRPIATLEGVTISRQGRPLLDEVTLGLKTGGITALLGPNGAGKSLLLRAIAGLIPVDSGEIELAPHTGAPALVFQTPVLLNRSAKANLMHALRLARVPRRHRAGRLAELLVTARMTEQSGAPARSLSGGERQRLAIARALAARPNLLLLDEPTAHLDPASTAAIEALIRATASSGVKVLLVTHDRAQAARLATDVAFLSRGRITEHRPVEEFLARPESADARAYLEGRLLL comes from the coding sequence ATGCCCGCTGATCGCCAGGTCCTCCCGTTCCGCAAGGCGGAGAGCGGGCTCGTCCGGCCGATCGCGACGCTCGAGGGCGTGACGATCAGCCGGCAGGGACGACCGCTGCTGGACGAGGTCACGCTCGGACTGAAGACCGGGGGGATCACCGCGCTACTCGGGCCGAACGGCGCGGGCAAGAGCCTGCTGCTTCGGGCCATTGCCGGGCTGATCCCGGTGGATTCAGGCGAGATCGAGCTTGCGCCCCATACGGGTGCCCCTGCCCTTGTCTTTCAGACGCCGGTGCTGCTCAACCGCTCGGCCAAGGCCAACCTGATGCACGCGCTCCGGCTGGCGCGCGTGCCCCGCCGGCACCGGGCCGGGCGACTGGCGGAGTTGCTGGTGACGGCCCGGATGACCGAGCAGAGCGGTGCGCCCGCCCGGTCGCTGTCGGGTGGAGAGCGGCAGCGCCTCGCCATCGCCCGCGCGCTCGCCGCGCGACCCAACCTGTTGCTGCTGGACGAGCCGACGGCGCACCTCGACCCTGCCTCGACCGCCGCGATCGAGGCGCTGATCCGGGCGACGGCCTCGTCCGGCGTGAAGGTCCTGCTGGTCACCCACGACCGCGCCCAGGCGGCGCGACTGGCGACGGATGTCGCCTTCCTGTCCCGCGGACGGATCACCGAACACCGGCCCGTTGAAGAGTTCCTTGCCCGCCCCGAGAGCGCGGATGCCCGCGCCTACCTCGAGGGAAGGCTTCTACTGTGA
- a CDS encoding LysR family transcriptional regulator, with protein sequence MNWDDMRVFLAVARGESLTAAGKVLKMDPGTVGRRVARLEEGLGQPLFTKSQQGYALTDFGTRMRDHAGAAETALLAAMEEGQEETGLTGQLRIGAPDGCANFLLPGVLARIADANPGLDVQVLSLPRVANLSRREADLAITVSPPETGRLTVQKITDYHLHLALHRDIAGDGEGLPVVGYIPDMIFDRELDYLGELGVERVQRASNSVSVQVQMLRQGGAVGIVHDFALPFAPELRRIRTDDVSLTRSFYLVRHAADRRSDRLNRLAADLIEGLRSEVARLELLAQSA encoded by the coding sequence ATGAACTGGGACGATATGCGCGTCTTCCTCGCCGTGGCGCGGGGGGAGAGCCTCACCGCCGCAGGCAAGGTTCTGAAAATGGACCCCGGCACCGTGGGGCGCCGCGTCGCGCGGCTGGAGGAGGGGCTCGGCCAGCCGCTCTTCACCAAGAGCCAGCAGGGCTATGCCCTCACCGACTTCGGCACGCGAATGCGCGATCATGCGGGCGCGGCAGAGACGGCGCTCCTCGCGGCGATGGAGGAAGGGCAGGAGGAGACGGGCCTCACCGGGCAGCTCCGGATCGGGGCGCCGGACGGCTGCGCCAATTTCCTGCTGCCGGGGGTGCTGGCTCGGATCGCCGACGCCAATCCCGGGCTCGATGTGCAGGTGCTGTCGCTGCCCCGCGTCGCCAACCTCTCCCGGCGGGAGGCGGACCTTGCCATTACCGTCAGCCCGCCGGAAACCGGGCGGCTGACGGTTCAGAAGATCACCGACTATCACCTGCACCTCGCCCTCCACCGTGACATCGCGGGCGATGGAGAGGGGCTGCCGGTGGTCGGCTACATCCCCGACATGATCTTCGACCGGGAGCTCGACTACCTCGGTGAGCTCGGCGTCGAGCGTGTGCAGCGGGCGTCGAACTCCGTCTCCGTGCAGGTCCAGATGCTTCGCCAAGGCGGTGCGGTCGGCATCGTCCACGACTTCGCGCTGCCCTTCGCGCCGGAGCTGCGCCGGATCCGCACCGACGACGTGTCGCTCACCCGCAGTTTCTACCTTGTCCGGCACGCGGCGGACCGCCGGTCGGACCGGCTCAACCGGTTGGCCGCCGACCTGATCGAGGGGCTTCGGTCCGAAGTCGCCCGGCTGGAGCTGTTGGCGCAGAGCGCTTGA
- the coaD gene encoding pantetheine-phosphate adenylyltransferase, whose protein sequence is MRIGLYPGTFDPVTLGHLDIIRRACALVDRLVIGVAINRDKGPLFTLEERVSMIEAEVHALPEAHATEIVVHPFENLLIDCAHDVGAGLIIRGLRAVADFEYEYQMVGMNRQLDDSVETVFLMAEAQHQAIASKLVKEIARLDGDVSKFVTPSVATALGGKFGTDAG, encoded by the coding sequence ATGCGCATCGGACTATACCCCGGCACCTTCGATCCGGTGACCCTTGGACACCTCGACATCATCCGCCGCGCCTGTGCGCTGGTGGATCGTCTCGTGATCGGTGTCGCGATCAACCGCGACAAGGGTCCGCTCTTCACGCTGGAGGAACGAGTCTCGATGATCGAGGCGGAAGTCCATGCCCTGCCGGAAGCCCACGCGACCGAGATCGTCGTTCACCCGTTCGAGAACCTCCTCATCGACTGTGCCCACGATGTCGGTGCGGGCCTGATCATTCGGGGCCTGCGTGCTGTGGCCGACTTCGAATACGAATACCAGATGGTCGGCATGAACCGGCAGCTCGACGATTCCGTCGAGACGGTGTTCCTGATGGCCGAGGCGCAGCATCAGGCGATCGCCTCCAAGCTGGTGAAGGAGATCGCCCGCCTCGACGGCGACGTCTCCAAGTTCGTCACACCCTCCGTCGCCACCGCGCTTGGCGGAAAATTCGGGACCGACGCCGGATGA
- a CDS encoding substrate-binding domain-containing protein, with protein sequence MTKFPIALALLLLAAPATAQETGRLLIQSTTSTQNSGLYEAILPEFEQTTGIDAQVVAVGTGQALTNAQNCDGDLLFVHAKPAEEAFVAEGFGVARHDVMYNDFVLIGPSADPAGLGTADSAAAAFAAIADSGAAFASRGDDSGTHKAELALWSAAGVDPTGASGDWYLETGSGMGATLNIAVAEDAYALTDRATWISFANKGDATILFEGDEALFNQYGVIVVSPDHCPSANTAAAEAFEEWILGDAGQAAIAAFEVDGQQLFFPNAE encoded by the coding sequence ATGACCAAGTTCCCCATTGCCCTCGCCCTTCTGCTGCTCGCTGCGCCCGCGACGGCGCAGGAGACCGGCCGTCTGTTGATCCAGTCGACCACCTCGACCCAGAACAGCGGTCTCTACGAGGCGATCCTGCCGGAGTTCGAGCAGACCACCGGCATCGACGCGCAGGTTGTCGCGGTCGGCACCGGGCAGGCGCTGACGAACGCGCAGAATTGCGATGGCGACCTTCTGTTCGTGCATGCCAAGCCGGCCGAAGAAGCCTTCGTCGCCGAGGGCTTCGGCGTGGCGCGGCATGACGTGATGTACAACGACTTCGTCCTGATCGGGCCGTCGGCGGACCCGGCAGGCCTCGGCACGGCGGACTCCGCCGCCGCCGCGTTCGCCGCGATTGCCGACAGCGGGGCGGCCTTCGCCTCGCGCGGGGACGACAGCGGCACGCACAAGGCGGAACTGGCGCTGTGGTCGGCTGCCGGGGTCGATCCCACGGGCGCCTCGGGCGACTGGTATCTCGAGACCGGGTCGGGCATGGGCGCGACGCTCAATATCGCAGTGGCCGAGGACGCCTACGCGCTGACCGACCGGGCGACGTGGATCAGCTTCGCCAACAAGGGCGACGCGACCATCCTGTTCGAAGGCGACGAGGCGCTGTTCAACCAGTACGGCGTGATCGTCGTGAGTCCCGATCACTGCCCGAGCGCGAATACCGCCGCGGCGGAGGCGTTCGAGGAGTGGATCCTCGGCGATGCCGGTCAGGCGGCGATCGCGGCGTTCGAAGTCGACGGCCAGCAGCTGTTCTTTCCGAACGCCGAGTAG
- a CDS encoding alpha/beta hydrolase family protein gives MMSLVFGYVGAGMLAESLYPFSQVPFEAPGFARVEVRSADQNLPVYVHDAGQGAPVVLYFMGNRGTLDSVREDLEMYADGGRSVIAMTYRGGGGEPGEPTEAGLKADALFAFDAIDYILPSHGAVVPVGYSLGTGLALHVAANREADGLILVAPYSRVCDIASERVSLPVCNVPWLDRWQSTLDAPRVAEDVLLLHGLADSLIPAWHSTILLDSLPETTEVEAIFIEGGEHTTLPDFPVYAASIDRFLDAR, from the coding sequence ATGATGTCGCTGGTCTTCGGCTACGTCGGGGCGGGTATGCTGGCGGAGTCGCTCTATCCCTTCAGTCAAGTGCCGTTCGAAGCTCCGGGTTTCGCCCGCGTTGAGGTCCGCTCAGCGGACCAGAACCTGCCGGTCTATGTCCACGACGCCGGGCAGGGCGCGCCGGTCGTGCTCTACTTCATGGGCAACCGGGGGACGCTGGATTCCGTGCGCGAGGATCTGGAAATGTACGCCGACGGCGGCCGCTCCGTCATCGCGATGACCTACCGCGGCGGCGGCGGAGAACCGGGAGAGCCGACCGAGGCCGGCCTGAAGGCCGACGCGCTGTTCGCATTCGATGCCATCGACTACATCCTGCCATCGCACGGCGCCGTGGTCCCGGTAGGCTATTCGCTCGGCACCGGGCTCGCACTCCACGTGGCGGCCAATCGGGAGGCCGACGGCCTGATCCTCGTCGCGCCCTATTCGCGCGTCTGCGACATCGCCTCCGAACGCGTGTCTCTGCCGGTCTGCAACGTGCCGTGGCTCGACCGTTGGCAAAGCACGCTCGACGCGCCGCGCGTCGCAGAGGACGTGCTGCTGCTGCATGGGCTGGCCGACAGCCTGATTCCGGCGTGGCACAGCACCATCCTGCTCGACAGCCTGCCGGAGACGACCGAGGTCGAGGCCATCTTCATCGAGGGCGGTGAGCATACGACGCTGCCGGACTTCCCGGTATATGCCGCCTCGATCGACCGTTTCCTTGACGCGCGTTAG
- the gap gene encoding type I glyceraldehyde-3-phosphate dehydrogenase: protein MAVKVAINGFGRIGRNVLRAIIESGRTDIEVVAINDLGPVETNAHLLRYDSVHGRFPATVTTTEDTIDVGRGPMRVTAIRNPADLPWSDVDVVMECTGIFTSKEKCQAHLDNGSKRVLISAPGSDADKTIVYGVNHDTLGADDIIVSNASCTTNCLSPVAKVLNDSIGIVKGFMTTIHSYTGDQPTLDTMHKDLYRARAAALSMIPTSTGAAKAVGLVLPELNGKLDGVAIRVPTPNVSVVDLTFEAAKTTSVEEINDAIRAAADGPLKGILGYTDEKLVSTDFNHDSHSSVFHTDQTKVMEGTMCRILSWYDNEWGFSNRMSDTAVEMGKYV from the coding sequence ATGGCAGTCAAAGTCGCAATCAACGGCTTCGGTCGCATCGGCCGCAACGTGCTGCGCGCGATCATCGAGTCGGGCCGCACCGATATCGAGGTCGTGGCGATCAACGATCTCGGCCCGGTCGAGACCAACGCCCACCTTCTCCGCTACGACAGCGTCCACGGCCGCTTCCCGGCGACGGTGACCACCACCGAGGACACGATCGACGTCGGCCGCGGCCCGATGCGCGTGACCGCGATCCGCAACCCCGCCGACCTGCCCTGGTCGGACGTGGACGTCGTGATGGAATGCACCGGCATCTTCACCTCCAAGGAGAAGTGCCAGGCCCACCTCGACAACGGCTCCAAACGGGTGCTGATCTCCGCCCCCGGTTCAGACGCGGACAAGACCATCGTCTACGGCGTGAACCACGACACGCTCGGTGCGGACGACATCATCGTCTCCAACGCCTCCTGCACGACGAACTGCCTGTCCCCGGTCGCCAAGGTGCTGAACGACAGCATCGGCATCGTTAAGGGCTTCATGACGACGATCCACTCCTACACCGGCGACCAGCCGACGCTGGACACGATGCACAAGGACCTCTACCGCGCCCGCGCCGCGGCGCTGTCGATGATCCCGACCTCGACCGGTGCCGCCAAGGCCGTCGGCCTCGTGCTGCCCGAGTTGAACGGCAAGCTCGACGGTGTCGCGATCCGCGTGCCGACGCCGAACGTGTCGGTCGTCGACCTGACCTTCGAAGCCGCCAAGACGACCAGCGTCGAAGAGATCAACGACGCGATCCGTGCCGCCGCGGACGGCCCGCTGAAGGGCATCCTCGGCTACACGGACGAAAAGCTCGTCTCCACCGACTTCAATCACGACAGCCATTCCTCGGTCTTCCACACGGACCAGACCAAGGTCATGGAAGGCACGATGTGCCGGATCCTGTCCTGGTACGACAACGAGTGGGGCTTCTCGAACCGGATGTCTGATACTGCCGTCGAGATGGGCAAATACGTCTGA
- a CDS encoding VOC family protein, whose product MIGYVTIGSADPAAAAAFFDPLFAELGGARAYTLETMIAWGFGPKRPLIMVTRPWNGEAATPGNGAMIALMARDAAQVNRLHALALSLGGRDEGAPGPRGEGFYGGYFRDPEGNKFNAFVYG is encoded by the coding sequence ATGATCGGATATGTCACGATCGGCTCCGCCGATCCGGCCGCCGCCGCAGCCTTCTTCGACCCGTTGTTCGCCGAACTCGGCGGCGCGCGGGCCTACACGCTTGAAACCATGATCGCCTGGGGCTTCGGTCCCAAGAGGCCGCTCATAATGGTCACCCGCCCCTGGAACGGGGAGGCCGCGACGCCGGGCAACGGCGCGATGATCGCGCTGATGGCGCGCGACGCGGCACAGGTGAACCGGCTCCACGCCCTCGCCCTGTCGCTCGGCGGCCGCGACGAAGGTGCGCCCGGCCCGCGCGGAGAGGGCTTCTACGGCGGCTACTTCCGCGACCCCGAGGGCAACAAGTTCAACGCCTTCGTCTACGGCTAG
- a CDS encoding CBS domain-containing protein translates to MLVNQILRSKPSEGVLTMTPERSVSEAAAFLSEKRVGAVIISKDGETAEGILSERDIVRELGKRGATCLSDTVTTMMTKKLVTCTGTDEAVSVLAKMTEGRFRHMPVMDGKTMVGLISIGDVVKARLSELAMEKDALEGMIMGH, encoded by the coding sequence ATGCTCGTCAATCAGATCCTGCGGTCCAAGCCCTCTGAGGGGGTGCTGACCATGACGCCCGAGCGGAGCGTCTCCGAAGCCGCCGCCTTCCTGTCCGAAAAGCGCGTCGGCGCCGTCATCATCTCCAAGGACGGCGAGACTGCTGAAGGTATCCTGTCGGAACGCGATATCGTCCGTGAACTCGGCAAGCGCGGGGCGACCTGCCTCTCGGACACCGTGACGACAATGATGACGAAGAAGCTCGTCACCTGCACCGGCACCGACGAAGCCGTGAGTGTGCTCGCCAAGATGACCGAAGGGCGCTTTCGCCACATGCCGGTCATGGACGGCAAGACGATGGTCGGGCTGATCTCCATCGGGGACGTGGTGAAGGCCCGCCTGTCGGAGCTGGCGATGGAAAAGGACGCCCTCGAAGGCATGATCATGGGCCACTAA